The following proteins are co-located in the Candida dubliniensis CD36 chromosome 3, complete sequence genome:
- the KRE6 gene encoding beta-glucan synthase, putative, with translation MARRNLTKNTNGNGYQETNPFDNQANQNYNNNSTRQSYPGFTDPFDSSNRLDDGSFDFENHSSYPSSSTSTSSIVNQYGRPFTVNNGLSSSNGSSGSHLLQGQNDYNLSSSPNLQHHQQYLQGAENDKSSSLVNSNINNIKVDVPYDYDRYPKIIGRASSSNSLNNTSNNAPYQSDTPSISSNSFSKNPNNTLNSSHNNMFDFSPFGGYPASSFPLNIDEKEPDDYLHNPDPVHDVIYEKNRFWNDLKTADRKSFGGILGFLFLIAAAVAVFVVVPALTYSGVTTHSPPEEYEILTHYSYPSLSAIRTSLIDPDTPQDAMTMKAKDGTNWSLVFSDEFNIMGRTFYEGDDQFWTAPDLHYDATKDLEWYDPDAATTSNGTLNLQMDAFKNHNLFYRSGMVQSWNKLCFTQGKIVISARLANKGTVSGLWPGIWTMGNLGRPGYLASTEGIWPYSYDSCDSGITPNQSSPDGISYLPGQRLNKCTCPGESHPNRGVGRGAPEIDVIEAEISTDVTGKKENLGVASQSLQLAPMDIWYYPDIDYLEIYNTSVTTMNTYTGGPFQQALSGTTTLNKTWYELGGDGVHNFQTYGYEYLNDKEKGYLRWFVGDDPTLTVYPQALHPNGNIGWRPLSKEPMSIVMNLGVSNNWAYIDWPSLSFPSTFRIDYVRLYQPPNQINVGCDPADFPTSDYIEEHINVYQNVNLTSFEDGGYSFPKHSLIGC, from the coding sequence ATGGCAAGACGTAATTTAACTAAGAATACCAATGGAAACGGATATCAAGAGACAAACCCATTCGACAATCAAGCcaatcaaaattataacaacaattctACCAGACAATCTTATCCTGGGTTCACAGATCCTTTCGACTCTAGCAATAGACTTGATGATGGGTCATTTGATTTCGAAAACCATTCTTCTTATCCATCTTCCTCCACATCCACATCTTCTATCGTCAATCAATATGGTCGTCCTTTCACAGTAAATAATGGATTATCATCAAGTAATGGAAGCAGCGGTTCCCATTTGTTACAAGGTCAAAATGATTACAATCTACTGCTGCTGCCAAATCTAcaacaccaccaacaatACCTCCAAGGTGCTGAAAATGATAAGTCGTCGTCCCTTGTAAATTCcaatataaacaatattaAAGTCGACGTACCTTACGACTACGACAGGTATCCCAAAATTATTGGCCGAGCATCATCGAGTAACTCGTTAAACAATACTAGCAATAATGCCCCCTATCAATCTGATACaccatcaatatcatcaaattcattcaGTAAAAATCCCAATAATACATTAAACAGTAGCCACAACAATATGTTTGACTTTAGTCCATTTGGTGGCTATCCAGCAAGTTCATTCCCACtcaatattgatgaaaaggAACCCGATGATTATCTTCATAACCCAGACCCAGTTCACGACGTGatttatgaaaaaaatagattttggaatgatttgaaaactgCTGATCGTAAATCATTTGGTGGGATTTTGggatttttatttttaatcgCAGCAGCAGTGGCGGTGTTTGTTGTAGTACCAGCATTAACTTACTCGGGAGTAACCACTCATAGTCCTCCAGAGGAATACGAAATTTTGACCCACTATTCATATCCATCACTTTCAGCAATTCGCACTTCATTGATCGATCCAGACACGCCGCAGGATGCGATGACAATGAAGGCCAAAGACGGTACTAATTGGTCCTTAGTATTCAGTGATGAATTTAATATCATGGGCAGGACTTTTTACGAAGGTGACGATCAATTTTGGACAGCTCCTGACTTGCACTATGATGCCACTAAGGACTTGGAATGGTACGACCCTGATGCAGCAACTACTAGTAATGGTACTCTCAATTTACAAATGGATGCATTTAAAAAccataatttattttatcgGTCCGGGATGGTGCAAAGCTGGAACAAGCTTTGTTTCACACAGGGCAAAATCGTTATTTCAGCACGATTAGCCAATAAAGGTACCGTTTCTGGATTGTGGCCAGGGATATGGACTATGGGTAACTTGGGTCGCCCCGGATACTTAGCTTCTACAGAAGGAATATGGCCCTATTCTTATGATTCTTGTGATTCTGGTATTACACCCAACCAATCATCTCCCGACGGTATTTCATATTTACCGGGACAAAGATTAAATAAATGTACTTGTCCTGGTGAGTCGCATCCAAATCGTGGTGTTGGTCGTGGTGCTCCGGAAATTGATGTCATTGAAGCAGAAATAAGTACTGATGTCACTGgcaagaaagaaaatcttGGTGTAGCATCCCAATCCTTACAATTAGCACCAATGGATATTTGGTATTACCCTGACATTGACTATTTAGAAATTTACAACACATCAGTAACCACGATGAATACTTATACTGGTGGTCCGTTTCAACAAGCATTGTCAGGAACTACCACATTAAATAAAACTTGGTACGAACTAGGGGGCGATGGTGTACACAATTTTCAAACGTATGGGTATGAATATCTAAATGACAAAGAAAAGGGGTATTTAAGATGGtttgttggtgatgatCCCACATTGACAGTTTATCCCCAAGCTTTGCATCCTAATGGGAATATTGGGTGGAGACCATTGAGTAAAGAACCCATGTCAATCGTTATGAATTTAGGGGTTTCCAATAATTGGGCTTATATCGACTGGCCTAGTTTGAGTTTCCCTTCAACATTCCGTATTGATTATGTTCGACTTTATCAACcaccaaatcaaattaatgTTGGATGCGACCCAGCAGATTTCCCTACATCTGATTATATTGAAGAGCATATCAATGTGTATCAAAATGTTAATTTAACTTCGTTTGAAGATGGTGGGTACAGTTTTCCAAAGCATTCATTAATTGGTTgctaa
- a CDS encoding nuclear control of ATPase protein, putative (Similar to S. cerevisiae NCA2;~In S. cerevisiae: involved in regulation of mitochondrial expression of subunits 6 (Atp6p) and 8 (Atp8p) of the Fo-F1 ATP synthase): MDLISLGLTPRKSKKILQIINNNRVSRDIKHEFDQLNSYTKAFLVNQLSIEGSQQEKQENQGHQFNGEVNDNVLQVFQELYFLLDVENFKFNHVYTDIDLNKLKLIYMKLASIGGNESLNNNTKTILEIIERYIILTTTLSLTNSLIYKTLILKNQQVYWQALNNSSTINKLIYFMQTSPIKLYNFGCDIFVKTKRILFHSDNNNNNNNGNGLYQLSSQSGGKEEDNIISRYLLVIKNVCKLAFNGLITSIRQQSPPSISFILLSNDRTRTKHKHKQRTLSIKWYLHSIKSVIKFPINLVVKEAKSKLRKIDDEIAINIGNIDKLIKTNPKDYLEALSVILQLDSTQDQLISQNLNAAAYQKKKNMILQAMEHVVKFDKKSYDITSSPGFLTRYWIIIALIIFYGPSQTKKVYANRQEIIYWINYNGIEPVVGFFKNWVIKPVYDMLDILRNTSSDSQLSITSKDSLNSEFDSLNSMIYQFAQDNHIDVTESQITNDVKNGDLKIIMSTYENEIKSPIKYLITGSLLRLILIQIQKGKVDGAMAINGIDKLLKSQQLLFAMVSISPSILILYQMYRILANSGKSNGSGAGSIIINGKQLNIVCLKCLNNIENLLILLQLQEKKPQQEDEQNKRSMNGVGNNRHQEFYEGELLIEIINLFVFSSYLIPIDLKDDWINDLNELNNKQFDISTKLDLIRKIWNMYGAYFR; this comes from the coding sequence ATGGATTTAATATCATTGGGGTTGACCCCCCGTAAATCGAAAAAGATATTgcaaataatcaacaataataggGTTTCACGAGATATTAAACATGAATTCGATCAACTTAACTCATATACAAAGGCATTTTTAGTTAATCAGTTGTCAATTGAAGGCTCGCAACAAGAGAAACAGGAGAACCAAGGACATCAATTCAATGGTGAAGTCAACGATAATGTTTTACAAGTTTTCCAAGAGTTGTATTTCTTATTGGATGTCGAAAActttaaattcaatcatGTTTACACTGACATTGActtgaacaaattgaaattgatttatatgaAACTCGCTAGTATTGGTGGTAATGAATCgttgaacaacaacacgAAGACAATCTTAGAAATTATAGAGAGGTATATAATATTGACAACGACGTTAAGTTTAACCAATTCCCTAATCTATAAAacattgattttgaaaaaccaACAAGTTTATTGGCAAGCATTGAATAATTCCTCtacaattaataaattgatataCTTTATGCAAACATCACCGATAAAGTTGTACAATTTTGGCTGTGACATTTTTGTTAAAACTAAGAGAATCCTATTTCATAGtgataacaataataataataataatgggaATGGGTTGTACCAATTATCCAGTCAATCAGGAGGGAAGGAGGaagataatattatttCCCGTTATTTGTTGGTTATTAAAAATGTTTGCAAACTTGCATTTAATGGGTTGATAACCTCTATTCGTCAGCAATCGCCACCATCAATTAGTTTTATATTGTTATCAAATGATAGAACTAGAACCAAACACAAACATAAGCAGAGAACATTATCGATTAAATGGTATTTGcattcaattaaatctgTCATCAAATTCCCTATCAATTTGGTTGTGAAAGAAGCAAAGTCGAAATTACGTAAAATTGATGACGAAATTGCTATTAACATTGGAAATATcgataaattgattaagaCTAATCCAAAAGATTATTTAGAAGCATTGAGTGTAATTTTACAATTAGATTCAACTCAAGACCAGCTAATTTCACAGAACCTTAATGCAGCTGCTTatcagaaaaagaagaatatgaTATTACAAGCAATGGAACATGttgttaaatttgataaaaaatcCTATGATATAACATCTTCTCCTGGGTTTTTGACAAGATATTGGATAATAATTgcattgattattttttatgGACCTTCACAAACCAAAAAAGTTTACGCTAATCGTCAAGAAATCATTTATTGGATCAATTATAATGGCATTGAACCAGTTGTAGggtttttcaaaaactgGGTAATAAAACCTGTTTATGACATGTTGGATATTTTGAGAAATACTAGTAGTGATAGTCAATTATCGATCACTAGTAAGGATTCATTGAATTCTGAATTTGATTCGTTAAACTcaatgatttatcaatttgctCAAGATAATCATATAGACGTTACTGAATCACAGATTACTAATGATGTCAAAAATGGcgatttaaaaattatcatGTCGACGTATGAAAACGAAATCAAATCACCtattaaatatttgatcACTGGGTCACTATTAAGATTGATCTTGATTCAAATACAAAAGGGTAAAGTTGATGGAGCCATGGCAATAAATGGGATTGATAAGTTGTTGAAATCACAACAACTATTATTTGCTATGGTGTCAATAAGTCCGtcaattttgatattgtatCAAATGTATAGAATTTTGGCCAATAGTGGTAAGAGCAATGGCAGTGGTGCTGGCTCGATAATCATTAATGGCAAGCAATTGaatattgtttgtttgaaatgtttgaataatattgaGAATctattgatattgttgcAATTACAAGAGAAGAAACCTCAACAAGAAGACgaacaaaacaaaaggTCTATGAACGGTGTTGGCAATAATCGTCATCAGGAATTCTATGAAGGGGAATTgttaattgaaataatcaaCTTGTTCGTTTTTTCAAGTTATTTAAtaccaattgatttaaaagatGATTGGatcaatgatttaaatgaattgaataataagCAGTTTGATATCAGTACCAAGCTTGACTTAATTCGTAAAATATGGAACATGTACGGTGCATATTTCAGATGA
- a CDS encoding proteasome subunit, putative (Similar to S. cerevisiae PRE9) encodes MSRRYDSRTTIFSPEGRLYQVEYAQEAISNAGTAIGILSSEGVVLACEKKVTSKLLDDDGSAEKLYIINDQMICAVAGMTADASILVNNARIQAQQYLKMYDEEIPCEMLINRVCDVKQGYTQHGGLRPFGVSFLYAGYDDRYQFQLFTSNPSGNYSGWKATSIGANNSAAQTLLKKDYKDDLTLKDACELAIKVLSKTMDASNINSEKLEFATLSLGKDNKVLHKIWNDKDIDILIKASGVLNEKNSDDE; translated from the coding sequence ATGTCAAGAAGATACGATTCTAGAACTACTATTTTTTCGCCAGAAGGTAGATTATATCAAGTTGAATATGCTCAAGAAGCTATATCTAATGCTGGTACAGCCATAGGGATATTATCTTCTGAAGGTGTCGTTTTAGCGTGTGAAAAAAAGGTCACCTCCAAGTTattggatgatgatggCTCAGctgaaaaattatatattatcaaCGATCAAATGATTTGTGCCGTGGCTGGTATGACCGCTGATGCATCGATTCTCGTGAACAATGCAAGAATTCAAGCtcaacaatatttgaaGATGTACGATGAAGAGATTCCTTGTGAAATGTTGATCAACCGTGTTTGTGATGTCAAACAAGGTTACACCCAACATGGTGGGTTGAGACCTTTTGGTGTTAGTTTTCTTTACGCTGGGTATGATGATAGAtatcaattccaattgtttaCATCGAATCCTTCTGGTAATTACAGTGGTTGGAAAGCAACTAGTATTGGTGCTAACAATTCGGCCGCTCAAACtttattgaagaaagaTTACAAGGACGATTTGACTTTGAAAGATGCATGCGAATTGGCTATCAAGGTTTTATCGAAAACCATGGATGCTTCAAACATAAATAGtgaaaaattagaattTGCTACGTTGAGTTTGGGTAAAGATAACAAAGTATTGCACAAAATTTGGAACGATAAAGATATTGACATTCTAATTAAGGCTTCAGGGGTGTTGAATGAAAAGAATAGCGATGATGAATAG
- a CDS encoding ubiquitin-like-specific protease, putative (Similar to S. cerevisiae ULP1;~In S. cerevisiae: Ubl (ubiquitin-like protein)-specific protease that cleaves Smt3p protein conjugates; specifically required for cell cycle progression; associates with nucleoporins and may interact with septin rings during telophase) — MLILLWLIVPDLINQFFFLLVGFVSFRLSSIVTAPEHTDVEFLKILIENMASVIYDEHKGYCITNEPTNKVNDNEGMINNGLQALPWNLYLPEETDDSSSAPDNTPTPPPKPLTKQEKREAKQLKKINASRRRKLKREQELDNKEETKFPDFKPYLAKQELKSLFGSIVKRTCQDPKTDTKILQYRSIALYKSDLEHILPGEWLNDNNISLIYELVVQLFIKHGRKFSNQIQLLYPSLIQLLMHFPDDVESLLPVDELKSSKLIFLPINFIDEMDANLEDANNGDHWSLGVLSLLDNTLYIYDSMQIDDDEISEIQLKKLVQKLQSCKTIVHGKLKVRYLKCDQQQNFDDCGVYVIMITCYLINQLLHQDEMSLDISRVKFNPLDARLYIMKLISRLIKE, encoded by the coding sequence ATGTTGATCTTGTTGTGGTTGATTGTTCCAGACCTCatcaaccaatttttttttttgttggttggtttCGTTTCGTTTCGTCTATCAAGTATTGTAACAGCTCCAGAGCACACGGAcgttgaatttttaaagaTTCTAATAGAAAATATGGCTTCGGTGATATACGATGAACACAAGGGGTACTGTATAACCAATGAACCAACAAACAAAGTGAATGACAATGAAGGTATGATAAATAATGGTTTGCAGGCATTGCCATGGAATTTATATTTACCTGAAGAAACCGATGATCTGCTGCTGGCACCTGATAATACACCAactccaccaccaaaacCACTCACCAAGCAAGAAAAACGAGAGgctaaacaattgaaaaagatcaATGCCTCTCGAAGAAGAAAGCTAAAGAGAGAACAAGAGTTGGacaataaagaagaaaccaAATTTCCTGATTTCAAACCATACTTAGCgaaacaagaattgaaatcattgTTTGGTTCCATTGTAAAAAGAACTTGTCAAGACCCGAAAACTGACACTAAGATACTACAATATCGTTCTATAGCATTGTATAAATCTGATTTAGAGCATATTTTACCTGGAGAATGGCTCAATGACAACAACATCTCATTGATTTATGAACTCGTGGTCCAACTTTTCATAAAGCATGGCAGAAAGTTTTCCAACCAAATCCAATTATTGTACCCATCTTTGATACAGTTGTTAATGCATTTCCCTGACGATGTTGAGAGTTTATTACCcgttgatgaattgaaatcgctgaagttgatttttttaCCAATAAATTTTATCGATGAAATGGATGCTAATTTGGAAGATGCAAATAATGGTGACCATTGGTCACTTGGGGTGTTATCATTGTTGGATAATACATTGTACATCTACGATTCGATGCAAATAGATGACGATGAAATTTCagaaattcaattgaaaaaattggtgCAGAAATTACAAAGCTGTAAAACTATTGTTCATGGCAAATTGAAAGTACGGTATTTAAAGTGTgaccaacaacaaaacttTGACGATTGTGGAGTATATGTGATTATGATTACATGCTACTTGATAAACCAACTTCTACACCAGGACGAAATGAGCTTAGACATTAGTAGAGTTAAATTCAATCCTTTAGATGCTAGATTGTATATCATGAAACTAATATCTAGACTAATAAAAGAATAG
- a CDS encoding metallopeptidase, putative yields the protein MKSQFALTLRRFISTRSRLFTTYTTGQPTYETRPHIITQPGDLTPGISAMEYYQRRLKLSTHLPSKSLAIIIGNTTQFSSGSVFYDFQQDNDLYYLTGWLEPDSIVVIEKRGDNGADDVVLHMLVPPKNPRKELWEGPKSGLEGAYNIFNADMVEDISQAPSYLKQLIKQNDYIYWDKKFSSKQNDGLRQFFNFSSNNHHSQDINGIIENSKKSIQKLSPIIAKLRAIKSEAEIGVMKRSCEISSTAINRAMATVGSDEPIDSENTLARYLEYQFVKGGCEKQAYIPVVASGSNALCLHYTRNDDLIKRNELVFIDAGGKLGGYCADISRAWPNSTKGFSDAQRDIYEVVLATNKKCITLCSESLGYSFHDIHEVSVNTLKHELKNLPGFGDVTVSDISRIYYPHYVGHNVGLDLHDIPSVSNRSPLKQNQVITIEPGLYIPHDGPKHYRGIGLRIEDNVVVGKTHRDILNLTSSCKKEVSDVEALVRGCLT from the coding sequence atgAAGTCCCAATTTGCATTAACCTTAAGACGATTTATATCCACCCGGTCACGTCTTTTCACCACCTATACCACAGGACAGCCAACTTATGAAACAAGGCCTCATATTATCACCCAACCAGGAGACTTGACTCCAGGGATTTCAGCAATGGAATACTATCAACGTCGattgaaattatcaacacATCTTCCATCCAAATCATTGGCCATAATTATTGGGAATACTACTCAATTTAGTTCAGGAAGTGTATTTTATGACTTTCAACAGGATAACgatctttattatttaactGGGTGGTTAGAGCCAGATTCTATAGTGGTCATTGAAAAAAGGGGCGATAATGGCGCCGATGACGTGGTGTTGCACATGTTAGTTCCTCCAAAGAACCCAAGAAAGGAATTATGGGAAGGTCCGAAAAGTGGATTGGAAGGTGCATATAACATCTTCAACGCCGATATGGTTGAAGATATAAGTCAGGCCCCATCGTATTTGAagcaattaattaaacagAATGACTATATATATTGGGATAAGAAATTTAGTCTGAAACAAAATGATGGATTGAGGcagtttttcaatttttcaagcAATAATCATCATAGTCAAGATATAAATGggattattgaaaattcaaaaaaaagtatacaGAAATTATCACCAATAATAGCAAAATTACGTGCTATTAAATCGGAAGCTGAAATAGGTGTCATGAAGCGATCTTGTGAAATCTCAAGTACAGCAATTAATCGAGCAATGGCTACAGTGGGGTCAGATGAACCTATTGACTCTGAAAACACCCTAGCACGATACTTGGAATATCAATTTGTCAAAGGTGGATGTGAAAAGCAAGCCTATATTCCAGTGGTTGCCAGCGGGTCTAACGCATTATGTTTGCACTATACCAgaaatgatgatttgatcaaaagAAATGAGCTTGTTTTTATTGATGCTGGTGGGAAATTAGGCGGTTATTGTGCTGATATTTCTCGGGCATGGCccaattcaacaaaagGCTTTAGTGATGCTCAAAGAGATATATATGAAGTTGTCCTAGCTACTAATAAAAAGTGCATAACTTTATGTAGTGAATCGTTGGGCTACTCGTTCCATGATATCCATGAAGTTTCAGTGAACACATTAAAACATGAGTTGAAAAATCTTCCTGGGTTTGGTGATGTCACCGTCAGCGACATTTCTAGAATTTACTACCCCCATTACGTGGGTCATAATGTGGGATTGGATTTGCACGACATACCATCCGTGTCCAACCGTTCGCctttaaaacaaaaccaagTCATTACTATAGAGCCAGGATTGTATATACCACATGATGGACCGAAACATTATAGAGGGATAGGCTTACGAATTGAAGATAACGTTGTTGTGGGGAAAACCCATAGGGATATACTTAATTTGACGAGTAGTTGCAAGAAAGAAGTTTCTGATGTTGAGGCATTGGTTAGGGGTTGCTTAACATAA
- a CDS encoding alpha-ketoglutarate-dependent sulfonate dioxygenase, putative (Similar to S. cerevisiae JLP1;~In S. cerevisiae: involved in sulfonate catabolism for use as a sulfur source) yields the protein MAPTAVTQEPKDVQETIKRLAGLKVIGHSKNSKGIITGYDPEWADKLPETTKQRYAKYGVDISKGYPYIPVNEKVPKFVDEVFAIRNEEYPYIERGKNADPEKKSLFDAAEDVIHLTPYIGTEIVGLQLSELTDKQKDELALLIAERVVVFFKDQDLSPQKQLELGHYWGQVEVHPQASRIGEEFDGISVIWQEQQRDRWDLNLTFKQSKKGNSQWHSDLVHEKQTAGITHLHLDAIPGIGGETLWSSTYGAYDKLSPALQKFLDGKTAIYRSAHQYLDRKDPLKGPKYVEREHPIVRTHPVTGWKYLFVNRSMTVRIVGLLPEESDLILNYLYSVIETNRDIQVRWSWQKELGSVKNNKKEEPKQYRGVSALWDNRISNHSVVHSEESIVGRHGTRVTSLADTGYYDPNSKSQRESLGLSLD from the coding sequence ATGGCTCCTACTGCTGTTACCCAAGAACCAAAAGACGTCCaagaaacaattaaaagatTAGCTGGCTTAAAAGTTATTGGCCATTCCAAAAACTCAAAGGGGATCATCACTGGGTATGATCCTGAATGGGCCGATAAGTTACCAGAAACCACTAAACAGAGATACGCCAAATATGGTGTTGACATTTCCAAAGGTTATCCTTATATCCCAGTAAATGAAAAAGTGccaaaatttgttgatgaagttTTTGCTATTAGAAATGAAGAATATCCTTACATTGAAAGAGGTAAAAATGCTGACCCGGAGAAGAAGCTGTTATTTGATGCTGCTGAAGACGTCATCCATTTAACTCCTTATATTGGTACTGAAATTGTTGGATTACAATTGAGCGAATTAACTGATAAACAAAAGGATGAATTGGCTTTGTTGATTGCGGAAagagttgttgttttcttcAAAGATCAAGATTTGTCTCCTCAGAAGCAACTTGAATTAGGTCACTATTGGGGTCAAGTTGAAGTACACCCACAAGCCTCAAGAATAGGTGAGGAATTTGATGGAATATCTGTTATTTGGCAAGAGCAACAAAGAGACAGATGGGACTTAAATTTGACtttcaaacaatcaaaaaaagGTAACTCTCAATGGCACAGTGATTTGGTCCATGAGAAACAAACTGCTGGAATCACCCATTTACATCTTGATGCTATTCCAGGTATTGGTGGTGAAACTTTGTGGAGTTCTACTTATGGCGCATACGATAAATTGTCTCCAGCTTTACAAAAGTTTTTGGATGGCAAGACGGCAATTTACAGATCTGCCCATCAATATTTAGACAGAAAGGATCCATTGAAGGGCCCTAAATATGTTGAAAGAGAACACCCAATTGTTAGAACTCATCCAGTAACTGGTTGGAAGTACTTGTTTGTTAACCGTTCCATGACTGTTAGAATTGTTGGATTGTTGCCTGAAGAATccgatttgattttgaactATTTGTATTCAGTTATTGAAACCAACAGAGATATACAAGTTAGATGGTCATGGCAAAAGGAATTGGGAAGTgtcaaaaacaacaagaaagaagaaCCAAAACAATACCGTGGTGTTAGTGCCTTATGGGACAACAGAATTAGTAACCATAGTGTTGTCCATAGTGAAGAATCAATTGTTGGCAGACATGGTACAAGGGTTACATCTTTAGCTGATACTGGTTATTACGatccaaattcaaaatctcAAAGGGAATCTTTGGGCTTGTCTTTAGATTAG
- a CDS encoding glutathione S-transferase, putative (spliced gene;~Similar to S. cerevisiae GTT1), translated as MESKGCEDRFILHWLDDSRTHRILWLLEILQLDYEVKIYLRHPETWRGPLQLFDVHQLGKAPILEIFFGDGRPPIKITESGFIIQYLLRVYDKENILNPISQEQQLEVDYYLHYAEGSLQHIQMALLINSVAKHVAPFATKAVVKLITKAINNGYYKHEWYLNFQYLEDRLAQNGTGFFVGNKLTGADVILSFPVYENVFDNPGGVREICGEKRDLRKVYPHLAKWSRMIKNNPTYKRVTEMMNEEVEDLIAKNPRFDYGKEK; from the exons ATGGAAAGCAAGGGTTGTGAAGATAGATTCATTCTACACTG GCTTGATGATTCAAGAACACACCGAATTCTTTGGTTACTAGAAATACTTCAACTTGATTATGAAGTGAAAATATACCTAAGGCATCCAGAAACTTGGCGTGGACCTttacaattatttgatgttCATCAACTAGGCAAAGCCCCGATCTTGGAAATCTTTTTTGGTGACGGGAGACCCCCAATCAAAATAACCGAGCTGGGATtcataattcaatatttgttgCGGGTTTACGATAAAGAGAATATTTTAAATCCGATAAGCCAGGAGCAACAACTAGAAGTTGACTACTATTTACACTATGCAGAAGGTTCATTGCAACATATCCAAATGGCGttattgattaattctGTGGCTAAACATGTTGCGCCATTTGCAACAAAAGCAGTGGTGAAATTAATCACCAAAGcaattaataatggatACTATAAGCATGAATGGTATTTGAATTTCCAATACTTGGAAGATAGACTAGCACAAAATGGAACTGGATTTTTTGTTGGAAACAAATTGACTGGGGCAGATGTGATTCTAAGTTTCCCAGTTTATGAAAATGTTTTTGATAATCCTGGTGGTGTTCGAGAAATATGTGGAGAAAAGAGAGATTTGCGCAAAGTTTATCCCCATTTAGCAAAATGGAGTCGAATGATTAAAAATAACCCAACTTATAAACGGGTAACAGAGATGATGAACgaagaagttgaagatTTGATTGCCAAGAATCCACGATTTGATTACGGGAAGGAGAAATAA